In the genome of Natronomonas salina, the window TCTCCCCCGCTCTCCGCTACCGCACGACCGTCACCGGCACCGGCGACCGTCGGACGACCTTCTCCGAGACGCTGCCGAGGAGGATGCGGGAGATGCCGTCGCGGCCGTGGCTGCCGACCACGACGTGGTCTACGTCCTGTTCCTCGGCGAACTCCTCGATGGTCCGCGCCGGGCGGCCGACCTCTGTGTGAGTCTCGACGTCAACGCCGGCCTGGGCGGCCTGCTCGCGGACGTCGTCGAACATCTCCTCGGCGGCCTCGTTCTGGGACGCCAGCCACTCGTCGGCCGCCGCGGCCGCGCCGCTGCCGACGCCGTAGCCCGACTGCACCGGGTCGACGACGCGGAGACAGACCAGGGTCCCGTCGCCGAACATCTCGACCGCGTGGTCGAAGGCCGTCCAGGACTGCTTCGAACCGTCCATCGGCACGAGAACTCGCATGCGAGAGGCTGGGGCCGCGTCGCTGAAAAAGGTCGGTCACCGGCCCCGCCGACGGAGCCCCCTCAGTCCCGACCGTGACGGGTCAGGCACTTCGAGAGGCCGACCAGCTCGACCGGTTCGGAGTTGTCCGGCGAGTAGACCACCATCTGGCCCTTCTCCATGTACGGCACCTTCCCCTCGAGGTTCGACGGGATGTTGACCGCCTTGATGGCGTCCTCGTCGCCGAGGTTGAGCACGACCGTCGTGTTGATCTGCTTGAAGATGGGGTCGGCGATGTCCTGTGGGTCCTGCGTGATGAGGAACAGGCCGAGCCGCTCCTTGCGGCCCTGCTTGGCGGCCTCGGCGAACTTGCCGATGACCTTCCGCGCCTGGACGTTGTCGGCGTCGGTGAGGAAGTTGTGCGCCTCGTCCATCCCGAGCAGGAGCGGCGTTTCCTTGATGCGCTCGTAGGTCGGGTCGTTGGAGAGCTTCTCGTCGACCAGCAGCGACGCGACCGCGAGGACGACGGTCGTCGTCGCCCGGGAGTCGTTGACGTGGTAGGTCGGCACCGTGGTCATCCCGCCGGGGCGGACGAACTCCGAGACCAGGTCGGTGATGGGCCGGGCGTCCTGGTCGAAGACGTTCCCGAAGCCGAAGGCCCGACGCCGGACGGCGTCGAAGGTCGCCTCGTGGACGCGGCCGGACTCGTCGAGTTCCTCCTTCAGCGCCGGGTCGTCGAGGAACGACATGAACTGGTCGTAGGTGCCGCCGTCACCGTACTGGTCGAAGAACCGGTTCAGCAGGTAGATGAGCGCGCCGTACTGGTTGTCGTTGAGCTTCGAGCCCGCGATGAGCCACGGGTTCTCGTCGACCATCGAGAACGGGATGGTGAACTCCACCTGCTCGGCGCGGTGGTGGGAGGCGGCGTAGCTGGCGTCGCCGACCTTCGGGACGAACGCCTTCGTATCCTCGACGCCGCCGTGGGCGACGTCCTCACGCTCGAGCCGGCGCCGGAAGTCGCCGTCCATCCCCGGGTTGTCGTCGTGCATCTGGGCGTACTCGTCCTGGGGGTCGAACTGGACGACCGCCGGCGCGACCTCGCGGCCGTCGTCGACGGGGTAGCGACGGTCGTCGGCGAGGTACTGCCGGAGGACGTTCTTCGCGCAGTGGGTCTTCCCGGAGCCCGTTCCGCCGGCCACCAGCGAGTGCCGGAAGACGAGCGGGTCGCCGGACTCGTAGTCGTCCTTCAGCCGGTAGTCGATGGTCGGCGGCTCGGCGGCGGTCCGGACCTTCTCGCCGCCGACCGAGAGGTGCCCGAGGAAGACGCCGTCGCCGGGGATCTTCAGGCCGGTCTTGATCTCCTCGCTGTCCTCGGCCTGCCGGACGACCGTCTCGGGTTTCGGCACCCGGTCGGTCATCCGCCGCTTCAGTTCGCCGCCCTCCTCGTAGAGCACGGCGACGGGCTCCAATGTCGCCATGAACTTGTAGTCCTGTTCGTCGACGGAGTCCCGACGCATCGCGCGCCGGGAGTGGATCTCCGTGGCGTCGTCGGAGCGGAACTCCTGGGCGTACTCCAGGGCGACGATGCGGCAGAACAGGCGCTCGCCGTCGGGGTAGGAGGCGATCAGGTAGCTGCCGATGCGGACCGACGCGCGGTTCTGGACCGTGACGTACGCGCGCAGGCAGGTGTCCTCCTCGCGCTCGCTGATGACGAGCCCCTCGGAGGCCGACAGCGTCCCGATGCCGCGGTCGCTCCCCACCGGCGTGACCGAGACGGCCTCGAAGTCGTCGTCCGCGTCGGCACCCGCGTCGACCTCGACGCCCCCGTCGCCGTCGAGGTCCCCCGTCTCCGACGACGAGTCGTCGTCGGGGTCGTAGTTCGAGAAATCACCCAGGTCGGACATGTCCCAACCTGTGTTCGCCATCCGATAAAAGGCTGCCCGTGGAGGACCGGAAGTGAAACCGCCGGAAGGCACCCGAGGAAGGCACCGCCGACGCGCTTCCAGGACCCGGTATCGGTCGCCCCCGTCGGCCCGGGGCTTCGAGCCTCCGGAACCGCTTTGCCCCGCTCGCCTGAACAGCGAGTATGTCCACCTTCGAGGTCACCGACGGCGTCCACGGTATCGACGTCGAACTGTTCGACGAGGGCTTCCTCTCCGGCTACCTCTTCGACGACGACGAGCCGACGCTCGTCGACCCCGGCGCGGCCACCAGCGCCGAGACGGTCCTGGAAGCCGTCGAGTCCCTCGGCGTCGACCCGGCGGCCCTCGAGAACGTCGTGCTCTCGCACGTCCACCTCGACCACGCCGGCGCCGCGGGCGACCTCGTCGAGGCGGTCCCCGACCTCGACGTCTACGTCCACGAGGCGACGGCCCAGCACCTGGTCGACCCGGCCGCCCTCGTCGAGAGCACCCGGGCCGCGATGGGCGAGCACTTCGCGGCGATGGGCGAGCCGACGCCGGTCCCGGACGAGAACATCGTCCCGGTTCCGGAATCAGGCGAGACCGTCGACATCGGCGCGAACACCCTCGAACTGATCCACGCGCCGGGACACTCCCCGGACCACTTCGCCGTGTGGAACCCCGAGCGCGACCTGCTGTTCGCCGCCGAGAGTATCGGCGGCTACCTCCCGCGGGCCGACCGGTGGGCCCCGCCGGCGACGCTTCCGAACTTCGACGTCGGGACGCTCAGCGACTCCATCGAGCAGCTCCGGAAACTCGACCCCGAACACGTCGTCTTCCCGCACTTCGGCGCCTACCCCGACCCGGCGTCGGCTTTCGGGATGGCGTCGCGGGAGCTCCACCGCTTCGACGAGCGGATCGTCGCCCTCTACGAGGAGACCGGATCGGTCGAGGCGACCCGCAGCCGGGTCGCCGACGAGCTGCTCGACCTCTCGCCGCCCTACGACGAGGTCGTCGAGACGTTCTACGCTCGCCTCGTCACCGACGGCTACCTGAAGTACCACGACCTGCTCTGAGGGGACGGGGGAGCGAGGGCTGCCGGGTTTAGAACGCAGCTATCCTCAGAGCGGCATGGGTCCGCGGCCGCTCTCGTCGCCGCTGGACTGCCGGGCCCGCGAGAGGAGGTCCGAGACCGGCTGGGTGTACTCGTAGCCCGGGACGACGCCCTCGACGTAGGTGCCCTCGACGAACTCGGCCATCGCCTTCGCGATGTCGGGCGCCCGGTCGGCGTTCCCCCACTCGAACTCGAAGACGGCGACGGCGTCGCCGGCCTCCTCGAACACCCGCTGGTCGGCGAGGTCGACGTCCTCGCGGACGGCCATCGGGGCGTCCTCCAGGCGGAGTTCGTACGTCTCG includes:
- a CDS encoding MBL fold metallo-hydrolase — protein: MSTFEVTDGVHGIDVELFDEGFLSGYLFDDDEPTLVDPGAATSAETVLEAVESLGVDPAALENVVLSHVHLDHAGAAGDLVEAVPDLDVYVHEATAQHLVDPAALVESTRAAMGEHFAAMGEPTPVPDENIVPVPESGETVDIGANTLELIHAPGHSPDHFAVWNPERDLLFAAESIGGYLPRADRWAPPATLPNFDVGTLSDSIEQLRKLDPEHVVFPHFGAYPDPASAFGMASRELHRFDERIVALYEETGSVEATRSRVADELLDLSPPYDEVVETFYARLVTDGYLKYHDLL
- a CDS encoding ATP-binding protein, with translation MSDLGDFSNYDPDDDSSSETGDLDGDGGVEVDAGADADDDFEAVSVTPVGSDRGIGTLSASEGLVISEREEDTCLRAYVTVQNRASVRIGSYLIASYPDGERLFCRIVALEYAQEFRSDDATEIHSRRAMRRDSVDEQDYKFMATLEPVAVLYEEGGELKRRMTDRVPKPETVVRQAEDSEEIKTGLKIPGDGVFLGHLSVGGEKVRTAAEPPTIDYRLKDDYESGDPLVFRHSLVAGGTGSGKTHCAKNVLRQYLADDRRYPVDDGREVAPAVVQFDPQDEYAQMHDDNPGMDGDFRRRLEREDVAHGGVEDTKAFVPKVGDASYAASHHRAEQVEFTIPFSMVDENPWLIAGSKLNDNQYGALIYLLNRFFDQYGDGGTYDQFMSFLDDPALKEELDESGRVHEATFDAVRRRAFGFGNVFDQDARPITDLVSEFVRPGGMTTVPTYHVNDSRATTTVVLAVASLLVDEKLSNDPTYERIKETPLLLGMDEAHNFLTDADNVQARKVIGKFAEAAKQGRKERLGLFLITQDPQDIADPIFKQINTTVVLNLGDEDAIKAVNIPSNLEGKVPYMEKGQMVVYSPDNSEPVELVGLSKCLTRHGRD
- a CDS encoding universal stress protein translates to MRVLVPMDGSKQSWTAFDHAVEMFGDGTLVCLRVVDPVQSGYGVGSGAAAAADEWLASQNEAAEEMFDDVREQAAQAGVDVETHTEVGRPARTIEEFAEEQDVDHVVVGSHGRDGISRILLGSVSEKVVRRSPVPVTVVR
- a CDS encoding DUF5813 family protein gives rise to the protein MTEELPDRAVRAFETHDAYERSDPAWFAVTTTRFDGRVTAEETDDWALTYTLEVRAPMLSSATEDDVGDAVEEGWFETYELRLEDAPMAVREDVDLADQRVFEEAGDAVAVFEFEWGNADRAPDIAKAMAEFVEGTYVEGVVPGYEYTQPVSDLLSRARQSSGDESGRGPMPL